In Streptomyces sannanensis, the DNA window CGCGCCGGGCCTTGTCGAGCCCCCCGCGCAGCCGCCCGTGGAGATCGATGACCTCGCCGCCGCTCAGGTTCCGCCACAGCGTCACATCGCCGGGCACGTAGGCCACCCGCCGGTGCAGCTCCACCGCATCGGTCCACGGGTCCATGCCGAGCATCCGCGCGGCACCGGAGTCGGAGCGGAGCAGGCCGAGCAGGATCCGGATGGTCGTGGACTTCCCGGAGCCGTTGGGGCCGAGGAAACCGTGGACCTCGCCGGTCTCGACGGCGAGGTCGAGACCGTTCAGCGCGTGCGTCCGGCCGAACGACTTGTGGAGCCCGGCGACACTGATTGCCTTCGTCATGCTTCTGAATCTACGATACTTTCATAATCTTGTGAAGTTAAGGAAGCGTATAAAGTCGGGTGGTGGCGAACGGAGACGAGGTGCCGATGAGTGCTGAAACCGCCCCGCAGGGGCGCGACGAGGAAGCGGTCTCCCGTTTCGTGGAACGCTTCGCGGCCCAGCTGACCGAGGCCGGCATGCAACGGATGGCCTCCCGGGTCTTCGCCGCGCTGCTCGCGTCCGACAGCGGCTCCATGACCTCGGCGGAGCTCGCGGAACAGCTGCGGATCAGCCCGGCGGCCGTCTCCGGCGCGATCAACTACCTCGCCCAGGCGAGCATGGTCAGCCGCGAGAGGGAACCCGGCTCGCGGCGTGACCGCTATGTCCTGCACAACGAGCTCTGGTACGAGACCTTCACCCGCCGCGACCAGTTGCTGACCCGCTGGGAGGGCACGCTCCGCGACGGCGCCGAGACACTGGGGCAGGACACGGCGGCGGGGACACGGGTGGCCGAGACCGCGGCCTTCTTCGAGTTCCTCCAGAAGGAGATGCACGGGATGATGGGCCGCTGGCGGGAGCACCGCGCCGGCCTCGGCCTCTCCTGAGCCGCACTCCGGCCGGGAGCGCCGGCCTCGGCCTCTCCTGAGCCGGCCCGCCCCGCGCGGGGACTCGGCAGGCCCGCGCGGCGTCCGGGGAGACTCGGCCGGCCCGTGCCCCGGCCGGGAAGGGTCAGTCGGCCCGTGCCCCGGCCGGGAGGGTCAGCGCCCACGCCCCCGTCCGTACCGTCCAGGTCCGCCTCCGCACCGGCCCGCGCTCCGGCCCGTAGAGCCGGCCGGGAGGGTCAGTCGGCCCGTGCCCCGGCCGGGAGGGTCAGCGCCCACGCCCCCGTCCGTACCGTCCAGGTCCGCCTCCGCACCGGCCCGCGCTCCGGCCCGTAGAGCCGGCCGGGAGGGTCAGTCGGCCCGTGCCCCGGCCGGGAGGGTCAGCGCCCACGCCCCCGCCCGTACCGTCCAGGTCCGCCTCCGCACCGGCCCGTTCACCAGCGCGTCCGCCCGGTAGCGGAAGGACGGGCCCGAGACGGTCACCTCATGGGCCTTCGCCCGCACCGGATCGGCCGACTGCGGGCGTACGACCACCTCGGCGACGCCGTCCCACGAGTGCACCGACACGTCCTCGACCGCCTGGTCCAGATCGCTGAGCAGCACCCCGTCCGCCTCCACGCGCAGCCGGTGGGGCCGCGCCGGCGCCGCACCCCGTACCGAGGGGGCGGACCGTACCAGGGTGCGTACCAGCGACCGGCAGGCCTTCCAGACGGAGGCCGGGGCCGGAGAAGGCGTCGGCGCCACACCGGTCGGCGCCGGGATGCGCAGCGCGTCCAGCACCACCCCGTCGCTGTCGTCCACCAGTAGATCCAGCTGCCGTACGGTCCCGTCGAGCACGGCCCGCGCCGCCGCCACCGCGCCGGTCGGCACGCCCAGCGAACGGGCCAGCTCCAGCGCCGGCGCGGTGCCCACCGGCACCAGCGACAACGCCCCCTCGCTCAGCTCACGAGCCCGGTGCAGCAGGGTCACCGTGCGCAGCA includes these proteins:
- a CDS encoding GbsR/MarR family transcriptional regulator, which encodes MSAETAPQGRDEEAVSRFVERFAAQLTEAGMQRMASRVFAALLASDSGSMTSAELAEQLRISPAAVSGAINYLAQASMVSREREPGSRRDRYVLHNELWYETFTRRDQLLTRWEGTLRDGAETLGQDTAAGTRVAETAAFFEFLQKEMHGMMGRWREHRAGLGLS
- a CDS encoding diacylglycerol kinase, with product MSAHDQLLVVIDPVARRTDGESVRIAKDVLCAGAATKICLPDSPEEFARALARRGSRRPVVIGDDRALLRTVTLLHRARELSEGALSLVPVGTAPALELARSLGVPTGAVAAARAVLDGTVRQLDLLVDDSDGVVLDALRIPAPTGVAPTPSPAPASVWKACRSLVRTLVRSAPSVRGAAPARPHRLRVEADGVLLSDLDQAVEDVSVHSWDGVAEVVVRPQSADPVRAKAHEVTVSGPSFRYRADALVNGPVRRRTWTVRAGAWALTLPAGARAD